A genomic window from Thermodesulfovibrionia bacterium includes:
- the pseB gene encoding UDP-N-acetylglucosamine 4,6-dehydratase (inverting) has product MLNGKVVLITGGTGSFGKKCTEIILNNYKPKKLIIFSRDELKQFEMSQRWSVKKYPCIRYFLGDVRDKERLMRAFSGVDYVIHAAALKQVPAAEYNPEEFIKTNIIGAMNVIDAAVANKVKKVIALSTDKACNPINLYGATKLCSDKLFVAAQSYAAHEDTVFAVVRYGNVVGSRGSVIPFFKERAKTGVLPITDARMTRFWITLDQSVHFVLKVMELAKGSEIFVPKIPSMKITDLAIAISPECRQEVVGIRPGEKIHETLIGEDEGRNAIEYNECYVVKQHLEESDFKDGARPCAEGFKYASDSNPEKISIEELKVVIEDISDDYSIEKNRWSMDDLPQ; this is encoded by the coding sequence ATGTTAAATGGAAAGGTTGTTTTAATTACTGGAGGAACAGGTTCTTTTGGCAAGAAGTGCACAGAGATCATCCTTAACAATTACAAACCTAAAAAACTGATCATCTTCAGCCGTGATGAATTAAAGCAGTTTGAGATGAGCCAGAGATGGAGCGTAAAGAAATATCCGTGCATACGATATTTTCTCGGCGATGTCAGAGACAAGGAAAGGCTTATGAGGGCGTTCAGCGGGGTTGATTATGTTATCCACGCCGCAGCACTTAAACAGGTCCCTGCCGCAGAATATAACCCTGAGGAGTTTATTAAGACCAATATAATTGGAGCGATGAATGTAATAGATGCGGCAGTTGCTAATAAAGTAAAGAAAGTGATTGCGTTATCTACTGACAAGGCCTGTAACCCTATTAACTTATACGGCGCCACCAAACTATGCTCTGATAAGCTGTTTGTCGCTGCTCAATCATATGCAGCTCATGAGGACACGGTGTTTGCGGTTGTGCGTTACGGCAATGTTGTCGGCAGCCGGGGTTCTGTAATACCTTTCTTTAAAGAGCGCGCAAAGACAGGCGTACTGCCGATCACAGATGCGCGCATGACCCGTTTCTGGATAACACTGGATCAGAGCGTGCATTTTGTGCTGAAGGTCATGGAGCTGGCAAAAGGCTCTGAGATATTTGTCCCGAAGATCCCTTCCATGAAAATAACAGACCTTGCCATAGCCATATCTCCTGAATGCAGGCAGGAAGTTGTCGGCATCAGGCCTGGAGAGAAGATACATGAGACCCTGATCGGCGAAGATGAAGGACGCAATGCCATCGAGTACAATGAATGCTATGTTGTTAAGCAGCATCTTGAAGAATCTGATTTTAAGGACGGTGCGCGTCCATGCGCTGAAGGTTTTAAATATGCGTCAGACAGCAACCCTGAGAAGATAAGCATAGAGGAACTCAAGGTCGTGATCGAGGACATTTCAGATGATTACAGTATTGAGAAGAACAGATGGTCAATGGATGACCTCCCGCAGTAG
- a CDS encoding glycosyltransferase family protein, whose amino-acid sequence MMTAAIIQARMSSTRLPGKVMKPLCGKPMLWHIITRLGHAKQLDKVIIATTDREEDKVIAKLAEEMGAAFYCGSLDDVLDRYYQAAKKFNAETIVRITADCPMIDPETVDSITDHFLKHDYDYVSNTIKPTMPDGLDTEVFSFKSLEKAWEEARKPSEREHVTPYIYNHPEMFKISNYEYDVDLSGMRWVVDQEEDYKFVSEVYTSLYRDGKIFDMQSVIRLLKENPGLLEINKGIARNEGYQISILKDEKDTST is encoded by the coding sequence ATGATGACAGCTGCGATCATTCAGGCGAGGATGAGTTCCACAAGGCTTCCGGGCAAGGTGATGAAACCACTATGCGGAAAGCCGATGCTGTGGCATATAATCACCCGCCTCGGCCATGCAAAACAGCTTGATAAGGTCATCATCGCAACTACGGACAGGGAAGAAGATAAAGTAATTGCCAAACTTGCGGAAGAGATGGGAGCTGCTTTCTACTGCGGCTCTTTGGATGATGTGCTTGACAGATACTATCAGGCGGCAAAGAAATTTAATGCTGAGACTATTGTAAGAATTACTGCAGATTGCCCTATGATAGACCCGGAGACCGTTGACAGTATTACAGATCATTTTCTGAAACATGACTATGATTATGTGAGCAATACAATTAAACCGACAATGCCTGACGGCCTGGATACAGAGGTCTTCAGTTTCAAGTCTCTTGAAAAGGCGTGGGAAGAAGCAAGGAAACCTTCTGAGAGGGAACATGTAACTCCATATATTTACAACCATCCTGAAATGTTTAAAATCAGCAATTACGAATATGATGTTGACCTCTCCGGTATGCGGTGGGTAGTTGATCAGGAAGAAGATTATAAATTTGTCTCAGAGGTCTACACGAGCTTGTATCGGGACGGGAAGATATTTGATATGCAAAGTGTTATCAGGTTATTAAAAGAAAACCCCGGACTTCTCGAAATAAACAAGGGAATCGCAAGAAACGAGGGGTATCAAATCTCGATTTTAAAAGATGAAAAAGATACAAGCACTTAA
- a CDS encoding metallophosphoesterase family protein yields the protein MRICLFADIHGNGPAFRSAYPMLISEKADLNIFLGDLCGYYFDQSEIFEMLKDIPNLISIKGNHDQVFLKIVNGEEDCRRDYLKRYGRSMENLLYENNSALIQWLSDLPETFLSADPDIAGYHGSPQNNMDGYVYPDSPLDAFQYYMSSVFILGHTHYPMVRSIGAKLLINPGSLGQPRQGGWPSYAVFNYRSKEVMFKDVVYDRAELIKSIDDAGDNNPYLRQVLARHDNA from the coding sequence ATGAGAATCTGCCTTTTTGCTGATATTCACGGCAACGGCCCTGCTTTCAGGAGCGCTTACCCCATGCTTATTTCAGAAAAAGCTGACCTGAATATTTTTCTCGGCGACTTATGCGGATATTATTTTGACCAGAGTGAGATATTTGAAATGCTCAAAGATATTCCAAACCTGATCTCAATCAAAGGGAATCATGATCAGGTTTTTTTGAAAATTGTAAATGGTGAAGAGGACTGCCGACGCGATTATTTAAAGAGGTATGGCAGATCAATGGAAAATCTTCTATATGAGAATAATTCAGCTCTTATTCAATGGCTTTCGGATCTGCCGGAAACATTTTTAAGTGCTGATCCTGATATCGCGGGATATCATGGAAGCCCGCAGAATAATATGGATGGATATGTGTATCCGGATTCGCCTCTTGATGCATTTCAGTATTATATGTCTTCTGTCTTTATTCTCGGGCATACTCATTACCCTATGGTAAGAAGCATTGGAGCGAAGCTGCTGATAAATCCAGGCTCACTCGGACAGCCCAGGCAAGGCGGGTGGCCGTCATATGCGGTATTTAACTACCGCTCAAAAGAAGTTATGTTCAAAGACGTTGTTTATGACAGGGCGGAGCTGATTAAAAGCATTGATGATGCCGGTGACAATAATCCATATCTAAGGCAGGTTCTTGCAAGACATGACAATGCATAA
- a CDS encoding class I SAM-dependent methyltransferase — MSAECQGEVLMNKEERQLISCNKCGFIHVIPSYTERELEEFYENYYAESTPSYLWFEKVYNIKKWKDTGRILDIGCWEGKQLEFFIKEGWECVGTELNKNAASVAASKGIEVHQISIREFFEKFADRKWDVINISYILEHIPDPADFLKKIKNNLNKDGMVIIEVPNEFNPLQMAYLKEHQHEPYWVALPDHLNYFNKEGLENLMERAGFNVIHGESSFPLEMFLLMGDNYLEDSLVGKHSFGKVVEMERILRNYNPELLSSIYSSLFKVGIGRSIILYASLKIKE; from the coding sequence ATGAGCGCTGAATGCCAGGGAGAAGTACTGATGAACAAAGAAGAGCGCCAGCTGATCTCTTGCAATAAATGCGGATTTATCCATGTGATCCCTTCATATACAGAAAGAGAGTTGGAAGAGTTCTATGAAAATTATTACGCTGAGAGCACACCCAGTTATTTATGGTTTGAAAAGGTTTATAACATTAAGAAGTGGAAAGATACCGGAAGAATTCTTGATATCGGATGCTGGGAGGGCAAGCAGCTTGAATTTTTCATAAAAGAAGGATGGGAGTGTGTCGGGACGGAACTGAATAAAAATGCAGCCTCAGTCGCAGCTTCCAAAGGGATTGAAGTGCACCAGATCTCTATCAGGGAGTTCTTTGAAAAGTTTGCTGATAGAAAATGGGATGTTATAAATATCTCTTATATATTAGAGCATATCCCTGACCCTGCGGATTTTTTAAAAAAAATAAAGAACAACCTGAACAAGGATGGAATGGTAATTATTGAAGTCCCAAACGAGTTCAACCCTCTTCAGATGGCGTATTTAAAAGAACACCAGCACGAACCTTACTGGGTAGCTCTTCCTGACCATTTGAATTATTTCAATAAGGAAGGCCTTGAAAATCTCATGGAACGTGCCGGCTTTAATGTGATTCATGGTGAATCGTCCTTTCCGCTTGAGATGTTTTTATTAATGGGTGATAACTATCTTGAAGACAGCTTGGTCGGAAAACACAGCTTTGGAAAGGTTGTTGAAATGGAGAGGATTTTACGTAATTATAATCCTGAGTTGCTTTCAAGTATTTACTCTTCACTCTTCAAGGTCGGAATCGGCAGAAGTATCATCCTTTATGCTTCACTCAAGATTAAAGAATGA
- the pseC gene encoding UDP-4-amino-4,6-dideoxy-N-acetyl-beta-L-altrosamine transaminase — MEPAEYISYGKQWIDENDIQAVVSTLRSDRLTQGPKIDEFEKALAGFCGARFAVAVNSGTSALHIACLAAGVQEGDEVITSPNTFVASANCAVYCGARPVFADIEPDTYNIIPQEMANKITPLTKAVIPVHFSGQSCDMVSIKNIIQEEEKSADKKIYIIEDACHALGSAYKGRKIGSCFYSDMTVMSFHPVKHITTGEGGAVLTNNESLYNRLKRFRSHGITSVPDEFIYKEEAFETSEGGFSQVRPWYYEQVALGYNYRITDLQCALGISQLKKIVSFCKRRREIVNMYNEAFNDVNTLQTPFQSGDCDSYFHIYVLLFDWKAIGMNRTQFMLELRSRGIQTQVHYIPVPLHPYYRENFGTDLRDFPNTEKYYKGCLSIPLYPAMTDMDAKKVVAEILRLAVRS, encoded by the coding sequence ATGGAACCGGCAGAATACATATCATACGGAAAGCAGTGGATAGATGAAAATGATATTCAGGCTGTTGTCAGCACATTGCGGTCTGACCGCCTGACACAGGGCCCGAAGATAGATGAGTTCGAAAAAGCATTAGCGGGATTCTGCGGCGCACGTTTTGCCGTTGCTGTCAATTCGGGGACTTCAGCGCTTCACATCGCCTGCCTGGCAGCAGGGGTGCAAGAGGGAGATGAGGTGATAACATCCCCGAATACCTTTGTTGCTTCAGCTAACTGCGCAGTGTACTGCGGCGCAAGGCCGGTATTTGCGGATATAGAACCCGATACCTACAATATCATTCCTCAGGAGATGGCAAACAAGATCACGCCGTTGACAAAGGCTGTTATCCCTGTCCATTTTTCAGGGCAGAGCTGTGATATGGTATCAATTAAAAATATCATACAAGAGGAAGAGAAGAGCGCGGATAAAAAAATATATATCATTGAAGATGCCTGCCATGCGCTTGGTTCCGCATACAAAGGCAGGAAGATCGGTTCCTGTTTTTATTCTGACATGACTGTAATGAGTTTTCATCCTGTAAAACACATTACTACAGGGGAAGGGGGGGCTGTATTAACCAATAACGAGTCCCTTTATAACAGGTTAAAGCGCTTCAGGTCTCACGGGATCACAAGTGTACCTGATGAATTCATATATAAGGAAGAGGCTTTTGAAACATCAGAAGGCGGTTTTTCTCAAGTAAGGCCCTGGTATTATGAGCAGGTTGCTCTGGGATATAACTACCGCATTACTGACCTGCAGTGCGCGCTCGGTATATCACAACTGAAAAAGATAGTTTCTTTTTGTAAGCGGAGGCGTGAGATAGTTAATATGTATAATGAAGCTTTTAATGATGTCAATACTCTTCAAACACCTTTTCAATCCGGTGATTGTGACAGTTATTTTCATATATATGTTCTCCTGTTTGACTGGAAAGCTATCGGGATGAACCGTACTCAATTCATGCTGGAGCTCAGAAGCAGGGGGATACAGACACAGGTTCATTATATACCTGTGCCTCTTCACCCGTATTACAGGGAAAACTTCGGCACTGATCTGAGGGATTTTCCCAATACTGAGAAATACTATAAAGGGTGCCTCTCAATACCCCTTTATCCGGCAATGACCGACATGGACGCAAAAAAGGTTGTTGCTGAGATACTGAGATTGGCGGTACGGTCATGA
- a CDS encoding aminotransferase class III-fold pyridoxal phosphate-dependent enzyme gives MKDSKNKLMQARAKKIIPGMTQLLSKRPDMFSSGVWPAYYSKAKGVEVWDLDGNRYIDMSISGIGANILGYADPDVNAAVHEAVDAGSSSSLNCPEEVELAELLCEIHPWADKVRYARTGGEAMAVAVRIARAYTGKDKIAFCGYHGWHDWYLAANLGTENALGEHLMPGLDPRGVPKGLEGTAFPFRYNHIEELEAIIAKHKKELAAVVMEPIRNAQPESGFLEAVKSLAKEAGAVFIFDEISAGFRMNSGGAHLVLGVTPDIAVFSKAMGNGFPIAAVIGKGGVMDAAQNSFISSTMWTERVGPAAALATITKHRRVDAGRHLMSIGQQIQSGWASLAKKNDLKISVGGIPPLSHFSFDYDDAMSMKALFVQLMIEKGFLASTLFYSMYAHEETHVEKYLNAVDGAFSMIVEANRAGTLRKLLKGLPTTAGFKRLV, from the coding sequence ATGAAGGATTCAAAGAATAAATTAATGCAGGCGAGAGCCAAAAAGATCATACCCGGCATGACGCAGCTCCTGTCTAAACGGCCTGATATGTTTTCATCAGGTGTCTGGCCTGCCTATTACAGCAAAGCCAAAGGGGTAGAGGTATGGGACCTTGATGGAAACAGGTATATAGATATGAGCATCTCCGGGATCGGAGCTAATATTCTCGGATACGCAGACCCGGATGTGAACGCGGCAGTTCATGAAGCTGTTGATGCCGGGTCCAGCAGTTCCCTGAACTGTCCTGAGGAAGTTGAGCTTGCAGAGCTGCTTTGCGAGATCCATCCATGGGCAGATAAGGTTCGGTATGCCCGCACAGGCGGGGAAGCAATGGCTGTTGCAGTAAGAATAGCCAGGGCTTACACAGGAAAAGACAAGATAGCTTTCTGCGGATATCACGGTTGGCACGACTGGTATCTTGCGGCGAATCTTGGGACAGAGAATGCGCTCGGAGAACATTTGATGCCCGGCTTAGACCCGCGTGGGGTTCCCAAAGGACTTGAAGGAACCGCATTTCCATTCAGGTATAACCATATAGAAGAACTTGAAGCGATAATCGCAAAACACAAAAAAGAACTGGCAGCCGTAGTGATGGAGCCAATCCGCAACGCACAGCCTGAGAGCGGTTTTCTGGAGGCGGTAAAGTCGCTGGCAAAGGAAGCCGGTGCGGTCTTTATCTTTGATGAGATATCCGCCGGTTTCAGGATGAATTCAGGAGGAGCGCATTTAGTGCTTGGGGTCACGCCTGACATAGCCGTGTTTTCAAAGGCCATGGGCAATGGTTTTCCTATTGCTGCTGTTATTGGGAAAGGCGGGGTTATGGATGCTGCCCAAAATTCATTTATCAGCAGCACAATGTGGACTGAGCGCGTCGGCCCGGCTGCGGCATTAGCCACTATCACAAAACACAGGCGTGTCGATGCCGGCAGGCATTTGATGTCCATCGGCCAACAGATCCAGTCTGGATGGGCTTCGCTTGCAAAGAAAAACGATCTGAAGATCAGCGTCGGCGGGATCCCGCCGTTGAGCCATTTTTCATTTGACTATGATGACGCGATGTCGATGAAGGCATTGTTCGTACAGCTGATGATAGAAAAAGGATTTCTCGCCTCAACACTCTTTTATTCGATGTACGCCCATGAGGAAACGCATGTCGAAAAATATCTCAATGCCGTTGATGGGGCATTCTCAATGATTGTTGAGGCGAACCGGGCAGGCACGCTGCGTAAACTTTTAAAGGGACTGCCAACTACTGCCGGATTTAAGAGGTTAGTATAA
- a CDS encoding UpxY family transcription antiterminator: MENVDAIEPQWFAVNVRSRHEFQVLERLTMKGVEAFLPTVEKLRRWKDRKKLVSFPLFPGYLFVHIPKRANDILNVLKINGAVNLLSGAPGEPVPVPDEQIISLIKAVESNEPLDPYPYLKEGQRVRIMHGPMRGVEGMLVQKAGRHMLVLSVDILTQGVALSINASDVERI; encoded by the coding sequence ATGGAAAATGTAGATGCAATAGAGCCGCAGTGGTTTGCGGTGAATGTAAGGTCAAGGCATGAATTTCAGGTGCTGGAGAGGCTTACAATGAAAGGGGTTGAGGCGTTCCTTCCGACCGTTGAGAAGCTCAGGAGATGGAAGGACAGAAAGAAGCTGGTATCTTTCCCTCTCTTTCCCGGATACCTCTTTGTTCATATACCTAAGAGGGCGAATGACATACTTAATGTGCTGAAGATAAACGGCGCGGTCAATCTCTTAAGCGGCGCTCCGGGAGAGCCTGTGCCTGTGCCTGATGAACAGATAATATCACTCATAAAGGCTGTGGAGAGCAATGAACCGCTTGACCCATACCCGTATCTTAAGGAAGGGCAGAGGGTCAGGATAATGCACGGGCCGATGCGCGGTGTTGAAGGGATGCTTGTACAGAAGGCGGGCAGGCATATGCTCGTTCTTTCCGTTGATATACTCACTCAGGGCGTTGCGCTAAGTATAAACGCCTCTGATGTAGAGAGAATATAA
- a CDS encoding aldo/keto reductase, whose protein sequence is MNPLVLGTAQFGSVYGIANKTGQPGQAAATAIVHEAWKNGIREFDTAQGYGTSEEVLGMALNELGLTKEARVISKFHPDLDHLNPSAMSKAVDGSLMRLGVPHLFGIMLHREEMLSLLDKGLSDILHDIVSSGKVQHAGVSVYSPEKAVQALNTAGIDMVQLPSNILDRRFEKAGVFELADRMGKKIYIRSVFLQGLILMDPAEMPDKMAYARTVIHKLRSLSADAGLSRQELALGYIRTEMPDAGIVFGADTPEQVRGSLACREITLPASLVSAIKKTFDDVDEKILNPSLWPN, encoded by the coding sequence ATGAATCCTTTAGTCCTCGGCACTGCGCAATTCGGCTCTGTATACGGTATTGCAAATAAGACGGGGCAGCCGGGCCAGGCAGCGGCAACTGCGATAGTTCATGAGGCTTGGAAAAACGGCATTCGTGAATTTGACACAGCCCAGGGATACGGGACGAGTGAAGAGGTTTTGGGCATGGCATTGAACGAACTCGGCCTGACGAAGGAAGCGAGGGTCATCAGTAAATTTCATCCGGACCTTGATCACCTGAATCCTTCAGCCATGTCAAAAGCGGTTGACGGGTCTCTGATGCGTCTCGGGGTGCCGCATCTTTTCGGCATCATGCTTCACCGCGAGGAGATGCTTTCGCTTTTGGATAAAGGTCTGTCAGATATACTTCATGATATAGTCTCTTCGGGGAAGGTTCAACATGCCGGAGTGTCGGTCTATTCGCCTGAGAAAGCAGTTCAGGCACTGAATACAGCAGGGATAGATATGGTGCAGCTGCCGTCCAACATCCTGGACAGGAGATTTGAGAAGGCGGGAGTGTTTGAGCTTGCTGACAGAATGGGCAAGAAGATTTATATCAGGAGCGTATTCCTTCAGGGCTTGATCCTGATGGATCCCGCAGAGATGCCCGATAAAATGGCTTATGCCAGGACGGTCATCCATAAACTAAGATCCTTATCCGCAGATGCGGGCTTGAGCCGCCAGGAGCTGGCGCTTGGTTATATCAGGACTGAAATGCCCGATGCCGGGATCGTGTTCGGAGCTGATACGCCTGAGCAGGTCAGGGGAAGCCTGGCATGCCGGGAGATAACTTTGCCCGCTTCTTTGGTTTCAGCGATCAAGAAAACATTTGATGATGTTGATGAGAAGATCCTGAATCCTTCGCTTTGGCCGAATTGA
- a CDS encoding TIM barrel protein, producing MAFHFKVGLKLYSTNVELIPEASRLMKEGLYDYVELYVIPGSYMQTINNWETLDISFVIHTPHSFHDVNFAQADKWQTNQRNFIEVQKFADSLSAGIIIVHGGNNGSFDETLKQLARLDEKRIALENKPCMGINGEICVGGTPEEFQKAFDSGVIKQTVLDFGHAVCAANFLQMAPLDLIKKFAGFNPKVFHLSDGDALSEKDTHYNLGKGSMNIAGFLSTVPEGGLLTIETPRRETEGLKDFMEDVVYLNKLIN from the coding sequence ATGGCGTTTCATTTTAAGGTTGGCCTTAAACTATATTCAACTAACGTTGAGCTGATTCCCGAAGCATCAAGGCTCATGAAAGAGGGGTTATATGACTATGTGGAACTGTACGTTATCCCCGGCTCATATATGCAGACAATAAATAACTGGGAAACCCTTGATATTTCTTTTGTGATACATACTCCTCATTCATTTCATGATGTAAACTTTGCGCAGGCTGATAAATGGCAAACCAATCAGCGTAATTTTATTGAAGTACAAAAGTTTGCAGACTCACTTTCTGCAGGAATAATAATCGTTCATGGCGGCAATAATGGTTCCTTTGATGAAACACTTAAACAGCTTGCCCGGCTTGATGAGAAGAGGATAGCCCTTGAGAATAAACCCTGTATGGGAATTAATGGCGAGATATGCGTAGGGGGCACTCCGGAAGAATTCCAGAAGGCCTTTGATTCCGGCGTTATAAAGCAGACAGTGCTGGACTTCGGGCACGCTGTCTGTGCAGCTAATTTTCTCCAGATGGCCCCACTCGATTTAATTAAAAAATTTGCAGGATTTAACCCGAAGGTTTTCCATTTATCAGATGGTGATGCATTATCTGAAAAGGATACTCATTATAATCTGGGCAAGGGCAGTATGAATATCGCCGGATTTCTGTCAACTGTTCCTGAAGGGGGGCTTTTAACAATTGAAACCCCTCGCAGAGAGACGGAAGGTTTAAAGGATTTCATGGAAGATGTAGTTTATCTGAATAAACTGATTAATTAA
- a CDS encoding winged helix-turn-helix domain-containing protein has product MNSLDNSKDNEITLRILDEISQESVVTQRTLSSRLNIALGLVNAYVKRLVKKGHIKITKGPMNRVKYVLTPAGLKLRVGLTYDYMHQSVNYFKSARKKIDETYQQMITDGVKNILIWGDGEVAELAYISLRGLPLNLVGVVDSKRAEKAFFGHDVYSFEDFKNLEYDVILVTSLKSEEAMEKIKGLGADMAKVYTL; this is encoded by the coding sequence GTGAACAGTCTTGATAACAGCAAAGACAATGAGATAACCCTCAGGATCCTCGATGAGATAAGCCAGGAATCTGTCGTCACCCAGCGCACCCTCTCAAGCAGGCTTAATATAGCGCTCGGCCTTGTTAACGCATATGTTAAGAGGCTCGTGAAGAAGGGGCATATAAAGATCACAAAAGGCCCTATGAACAGGGTCAAGTATGTCCTTACGCCTGCTGGACTTAAACTCCGGGTCGGCCTCACCTATGATTATATGCACCAGTCGGTCAACTATTTCAAATCAGCGCGCAAGAAGATCGATGAAACTTACCAACAGATGATCACAGACGGGGTGAAGAATATTCTCATCTGGGGAGATGGCGAGGTTGCAGAGCTGGCGTATATATCTCTGCGCGGACTGCCTCTGAATCTTGTCGGCGTGGTTGACAGCAAAAGAGCTGAGAAGGCTTTTTTCGGGCATGATGTTTATTCGTTTGAGGATTTTAAGAATCTGGAATATGACGTTATACTTGTCACATCTTTAAAGAGTGAAGAAGCAATGGAAAAGATAAAAGGGCTCGGAGCTGATATGGCAAAGGTCTATACGCTTTAA
- a CDS encoding N-acetylneuraminate synthase family protein: MIDVAVDAGADAVKFQVFRAKTMYPNKKIEVKYLKNMGIKDDLYNIIKRMEVPYEWVEVLYNYSNSKGIIFMASPFDKEAVRILDPYVSIFKIASYEAMYGDLIDAVKATGKPLFISVGGCSEKEIDLIVKKSLNDYLDNTVLLHCIAKYPTPLNQVNLNVIPHLAQKYSIKVGFSDHTEHPLIAPMGAVALGAVVIEKHYTLSKNLPGPDHAFALEPDELKNMISSIRMVQQALKGQSKKKVLQKCEKELYYYKRCFYFKKDLPKGHKINKKDLKILRNTGSECNYFNPLELDMVLGKRLKKNIGADEIVVKEDLQ; encoded by the coding sequence ATGATAGATGTAGCAGTTGATGCAGGAGCTGATGCAGTTAAATTTCAGGTTTTTCGAGCCAAAACCATGTATCCCAATAAAAAAATAGAGGTCAAATATCTAAAAAATATGGGGATCAAGGATGACCTCTACAATATAATCAAAAGGATGGAAGTGCCGTATGAATGGGTGGAGGTACTTTATAATTACTCAAACTCAAAAGGCATTATATTTATGGCATCTCCTTTTGACAAAGAGGCGGTTCGCATTTTAGACCCTTATGTATCTATTTTTAAGATCGCCTCTTATGAAGCCATGTATGGGGACCTTATCGATGCAGTCAAGGCTACCGGCAAACCTCTTTTCATATCTGTTGGAGGTTGTTCTGAAAAAGAGATTGATCTGATCGTTAAAAAATCGTTGAATGATTATCTTGATAACACAGTGCTTTTACACTGTATTGCCAAATACCCCACCCCTCTGAACCAGGTCAATTTAAATGTTATTCCCCATTTAGCGCAGAAATATTCAATAAAGGTCGGTTTTTCAGACCATACGGAACATCCATTAATCGCGCCTATGGGTGCAGTAGCGTTAGGGGCGGTTGTCATAGAGAAGCATTATACCTTAAGCAAAAATCTGCCTGGGCCTGATCACGCTTTTGCTTTAGAACCTGATGAATTAAAAAATATGATTAGCTCAATACGTATGGTCCAGCAAGCATTAAAGGGGCAGAGCAAGAAAAAGGTTTTACAGAAATGCGAAAAAGAACTTTATTACTATAAGCGCTGCTTTTATTTTAAAAAAGACTTGCCTAAAGGTCACAAAATCAATAAGAAAGATCTTAAAATATTGCGTAATACAGGGAGCGAGTGTAATTATTTCAATCCATTGGAGTTGGATATGGTCTTAGGGAAGAGACTGAAAAAAAATATAGGGGCAGATGAAATTGTAGTTAAGGAGGATTTGCAATGA